TCGCTTTTGGGCACGCTGACAAACCACATTTCATTGCTGTCCAGCGTGCCGGTATAGGTTTTATCGTTCAGCGTTACCAGTACCATATCTCCCGGCGCGCCGTTATTGACATAGCCGGAAATAATTGTCTGCTCGCCGTGTTCACCAACGCTGATGTGGTTATCGCCGGAAACAGGATTAATGATGACAGCACTATCCGGTGCGGTAAACGCCTCGGCATGACCGCCGCTGGTAATAGCAGCCAGCGTAGCGGCGAGATCAACAGGTGCAGCATCAGCCAGTAACGTATTTTCAGAAAAAGAGAGTGCGGCGGCGAGTTGCTGCCGCGAGGTACTATTGGTCATTATAATTCTCCTGTGGCTCCAGATTAAAAATTGCTGTGAGTCAACGCATCCTGTCACTTGGTCAGAACGTATCTCACAAATTTATTTATACTTTCATTGTCTGAAATATAAGCCTGGCGTGCACCTGAGCTAAGTTAGCCCAATAAAAAGGAACATAAAAACCATCTAAAAAAATGAGTTAGCGTAATCGGCGCATATAATGCGCAGAGTAAACAATAACGTCAATTCATCATATAGATTAGTAATATTAATTTCTGGTGCATGATTATTTTCAGTCGGTATTAATTATGCTGCCCTGCGCCCGCTCATTACCCGAGCTCTTATTCTCTGCCTGATAAGAAAGGGTTACGGTAAAAATGGCCTGATATCTGTTAAGTCATTCCGCCTCCATATAATCTAAATACAGTTAATTAATAATTAGCCTGAGGCACAGACAAAAAACGGGGCGCATGGCCCCGTTTGCTCTGATATACAGGGCGCTGGCGCCCCGCTACGTTCAGTCTGTTACACCACATGTACCTGTAGGTTATGCTGCACCAGCACATCGCCCAGGGTATCGTTCGCCGCCAGCGCGGAGTTGTGATAGATATCATACATCTGTCCATCCACCTCACGCTGCCCAACGCTGCTCCAGACGCCGCCGTCGGTGTTCGCCAGCGTCACCTGGCTGCCGTCAGCGCCCTTGATCAGTAGATCGTCTTCCGGTACATCGGTAATCTTCAGTGCCTCATTCAGATCCAGTTTCACGCTGTTGGTGCCAGACTGGCCCAGATTAAGCACTTCGATGTTCTCTACCTTCAGTCCCAGCGAGGTGAGATCCAACTGCATATGTTCGCCGTTCAGCACCAGCGTATCGGTGCCTGCACCGCCGTCGATATGCGTAAAGCCCAGATCGTTGACGATCACCGTGTCGCTACCGTCTCCACCGGTAACCGCCTCGCCCTGCTGCCGCGTACCGTCTGCCAGTACGATAGTCAGCCCGCCAATGGTAAAGGCACCGATATCATCCGTAGCGGTTTCTGCCACCACCGCGCTGCTGGCTGCCGCCTCCTTGCTGCTGGCTGCATCAACGGTTGCCGCCGCCGGAGCCTGAATATCCGCTTCGGTGGTTAAGGTAGAGTCTGGCGTTATCGGGCCGCTGGTGGTCAGCTGTACCGCCGTTTGCTCAGTGGTGCCGCTGGCAACAGCGCTGTGCTCCTGCTGATGATCGCTGGCCAGCGCTTCATCTGCCGATACCGCCATCAGCGACAGCGCCGCCACTTCGCCGGAAGAGGCTACCGGCAACAGCGATCCCAGCAACAGCGTGGTAGAAGTATTGGCGCGGTTACCCGCCGCATCCACTGCGGTAACGGTGACGATAGAGTTAAGGCTCAGCGTGGTCAGCAATCCGCCGGTAAATTTCACGCTGTAGCGCCCCAGCGCATCCACCGTCGCCTGCTGCGTGGTGCCGTTCAGGGTAACGTTAACTACCGTGCCCTGACGCAGGTTCAGCGTGCCGCCGCTGATGGTCAGGCCGGTCAGCAGCACGCTGACCAGACTGAGCACCGGATCCACACCGATAGCCGGCAGGTTGTGGGTGATGGCGTTGAAGCTGCCGCTGGCGGAGGCGGTGTTGCCTACCGCGTCGCTGACTGACACGTTAATCGAGTGACTACCGTCAGAGATATTGCGTAATGTTGCTGACGGTACGTTCACGCTCCAGCTACCGTTAGCGCCCACCGTGGTGGTGTATTGCGTACCGGCGACGTTGACCGTGACCGTCTGTCCAATAGCGTTGGTCGCGGTGCCGCTGATGGTTTCCGTGGTGTTTGCTTCAGCCAGGTTCAGATAGCTGTCGCCACCAAAGAAGCTGTTCAGCGTGACGGTCGGCAGCGTATGGGTGCCTACCTGCACCGTTCCGCTGGTAGATCCGCTGGTGCCCGCGCTGTTGGTGACGCTGACGCTCACCGTCTGCGTGCCGTCGGCGATTGACGCCAGGCTGGCTGGCGGTACCGCCACGCTCCATGCGCCGTTAGCACCAACGGTGCCGGTGTAGTTATTCCCACCCAACCTGACCACTACCGTCGAGCCTTCGGCATTGGTCGACGTACCGTTGATGGTCTGCGTGGTCAGCGCATCTGCCGCGTTCAGCAACCCGTCGCCAAATACCGAGCTGATGGTCAGCGTTGGCGGCGTATGGGCGATCACGCTGACGTTGCCGTTAGCGGTCGCCACGTTGCCGTAGGCGTCGGTAGCACGCACGCTTACCGTCTGCGTTCCATCGTTAATCGCGGCCAAATCGGTGCGCGGCACGCTCAGGCTCCAGCTACCGTTGCTGCCAACGGTAGTGGTATAGCTGCGTCCGTTAAGCGTGACCGTCACGCTGCTGCCGCTGCCGAGGTTACTGCTGCCGCCGCTGATAATCTGCGCGGTGCTGAGATCGGCAGCGCTCAGTACGCCATCACCGAAAATAGTGTTTACCGTCAGCGCAGGCGGATTCGCGATACCTACCTGCAATCCGGTGCTGACGCTGGAGACGTTGCCGACCGGATCGGTCACCGAAACGCCCACGGTCAGGTTGCCGTTCAGCAGCGTACCGAGAATATCCGGCGTGACCGCCGCGCTGAAGCGCCCATCGCTGCCCACGGTGGCGTTCACCACTACGTTACCGATATTCACCCGCACCTGGCTACCCGCCGCCGCATTGGCGACGGTGCCGGTAATATTCTGCGTAACCAGCGATTCCACCAGATTCAACACGCCATCGCCAAACAGCGGATCGAGCGTGATCACCGGCAGATTATGGATACCCACCAGCGCAGGCAGTGAGGCTACGGTGCTGCTGTTGCCGGCCGCATCGGTCACCGTTACGCTGGCCGTCAGATTGCCGTCCGCCAGCCCCTGCAATAGGGTTGGCGGCAGCGCAACGCTGAAGGCACCGTTAGCATCGGTGGTAGTGACCAGCGTCTGCCCACCGATAGCAACGCTGACGCGCGCACCCGGCTCTACGTTGCCGATAGTGCCGCTGACAACCTGGGTCACCAGCGCATCCGCCGCATTCAGCAGGCCATCGCCAAACAGCGGATTAAGGTTAATGGTCGGCAGCGTAACATCTACCACCAGCCCACCCGTAGTCGACGTGGTATTACCTGCCGCATCGGTAACGCTGGCTCTGACATCCAGATTACCCTGGGTCAGGGTGCCGAGAATGTCCGGCGTGACGGTGGCGGTAAAAGCCCCGTTAGCGCCAACGGTAGCGGTCACGGTACTGTTGCCGATACTGATATTAACCGTCGAGCCGGCGGCGACATTCTGCGCAACGCCGCTGATGGTTTGGTTGACCAGCAGCTCCGCCGCGTTCAGGAAGCCGTTGCCAAAGATCGGGTTCAGGCTGATGACCGGCGCGGTGCCAAAGACGCCAATATTTACCGACTGCGAGGCGGTATTGCCCGCCGGGTCAGTCACCTGTACGCCCAGCGCCAGCGTGCCGTCGAGCAGATTGCCAAGATCTGTCGCCGGGATGGTGACGCCCCAGTTGCCGCCTGCGGTAACCTGCGTCTGATAGCTCTGGTTGCCTAAGGTAACGGTAACAATCGAGCCGGTAGCAGCATCAATCACCCCACCGATAGTTTGCGCCTGGCCCAGCTCGGCAATATTCAGCAGGTTATCGCCGCCGAACAGCCCGGTCAGGTTGCCGATCACCGGCAGGTTATCAACGATGGCGGTGACGGTTTCCGTCACCGAGCGCTGGTTACCTGCGGCATCGGTCAGCGTCAGATTGAGATCGATATTGCCATCCTGCAACAGCCCCAGCACGCTGGGCGGTACCACAATCGCCCATTTGCCGTCCTGACCTACCGCCGCCGTCAGCGTGGTGCCGCCCAGCGTCAGCGATACCGTCGCGCCGATGCCCGCCGATTCAGCGATCCCGCTGATAGTCTGGCCAATAGCGGTATCGGCGGCGTTAAGGAAGCCGTCGCCAAACACCGAATCCACAATCAGATTGAGCGCGCCGTTGACCACTTTATTGACGGTCAGCGTCGCATCCGTTACGTTGCCCGCCTCGTCGCCAACGCGCACGCCCAGCACCAGCGGCCCTTCGGTCAGGCTGCCAAGCACTTCCGGCGACAGATCGATACTGAAAGTACCATCCTGCGCCACCACCGCCGTGGCGATGGGATTGCCGTCGCCCAGGTAGATGCCGATGGTTTGTCCTTCCGCGCCGCTGGCGCGTCCGGTCAGGACCTGGTTAACCAGAATATCGGCGGCGTTCAGGATGTTGTTACCGAGCAGCGCATCCAGCTGTAGCAGCGGCGCGCCAGTATCAACGGTTACGCTACCGGTAGCGCTGCCAACGTTCCCTGCCGCATCGCTCAGCGTGGCGGCGATCGGCACATTGCCATCTTCCAGCGCCTGCAGATCGGCGACGGGTACGGTGGTGCGCCATGTGCCGTCAGCCTGCACGATAGCGCGATAGCTGTTATCACCGAACGTGACGGTGACGGTACGCCCCGCTTCTGACGCTGAAGCGGTGCCGCTGATCACCTGAGAACTGGATACTTCCGTACCGTTCAGGTAGCCATCACCGGCAAAGTCGTTGATGGTTAAGGTTGGTGCGGTACGATCCACCACCAGCGTCGAGCCGACAGAGGTCTCGCCTGCCGGACCGGTGGCGTTAACCGTAATGGTATAGCTGCCATCGGCTGGGAAAGTTCCGGCCTCAGGCGTAACTGTCCAGCTGCCGTTAGCCCCGGTGACCGGAACAGTGGCAATCGGCGTACCGTTTACCGACACGGTAATCGTGCCGCCGCTGGCATCGAAATTGGCAAAGGTGCCGCTAAAGGTCGGCAGCCCCTCGCTGGCATTAAGGATGTTATCACCGGCAACGGTTGCCAGCGTCAGCAACGGTTCCGCCGGTGGCGTCAGGTTGACGCCGATGGTGGCGGTGGCGCTGGCGTTGTTGCCTGCCGGATCGACAATGGTGACGCTGATATCAGCGCTGGGTGCCGTCAGCTGTCCCAGCGTCTCCGGCGGCACGTTAACGCTCCAGCCGCCGTTGGCATCCACGATGCCGTTGAAGGTGTTGCCGCCCACGGAGACCGTCACCAGTGAACCCGGCTCGGCACCGGTGGCGCTACCGCTAAGCGTTTGCGATACGATGCTTTCCGCGTAGTTCAGCACATTGTCACCGGCGAAATCACCGATAGTAATCACCGGCACGCTGGTATTAACGGTAAATTCATCGCTTATGCTGCTGCTGTTGCCGCTGGCATCGGTGGCGGTCACAGTAAGGCTACCGCTGCCCTGCGCCAGCCCGTTGAGCGTTGCGGCAGGCAGATCCAGCGTCCAGCTGCCGTCAGCGTTAACGGTAGCCGGCAAGGTCTGGCCGCCCAGCGTGACGGTGATGCCGGTTGCACCACCTGCATTACCGCTCAGCGTTACGCCTGCGGCAGCATCGGCCGCATTCAGCAGACCATCACCAAACGGCAGGTTCACCGTTGGCGCTGGCGGCGTCTGCGCTGAGGTAAAGGTTTCGCTGCTCTGCACCACGTTGCCTGCGCTGTCGACCACGGTAATCACAATATTGTGCGTACCGTCATCCAACCCGCTTAATGCGCCTGCTGGCAGATTCACCGTCCAGTCACCATTTGCGTCAACCGTGCCGGTATAAAGCGTGCCGTTCACATCAATGCTTAACTGTACGCCCTGATTATCGCCGGTAGCGCCGGTGTTACCGCTCAGGGTCACCGAGCCTGCGGCTTCGCTGATATTCAGCACGCCATCGCCAAACGGCGTATCAATAACCGGCTGTGGTAAGGTTACCGCCGTGGTCACTTCCAGCGGTGCGGTAACGCTGGTGTTGCCCACCGCATCGGTGGCGGTCACGGTGATAGTATGCGTACCGTTGCCAAGCGTATCCAACTGTGCGGGCGTCAGGTTCAGCGTCCAGTTACCCTGCGCGTCCACCGTAGCGGTGAGCGGCTCATCGTTATTAAAGCCGCTAATCACCACGCTGACCGTTTGCCCTGCGCCGCTGACGCCGGTTTGTCCGCTCAGCGTTTGCGTCACGTCTGCCTCCGCCGCGCTCAGCGCACCGTTGCCGAACGGCAGGTTGATCGTCGCATCAGGCAGATTATTAACAATAACCTGCACCGGCACGCTTGCACTGTCGCTGTTGCCTACCGCATCGGTAACGGTAACCGTAACCGGCAGCGTACCGTCCGGCAGCGCCTGTAGCTGTTCCGGCGTCAGGGTCAATGACCAGTTGCCCTGCGCATCTACCGTCGCCGGATAGCTGCCGCCGTTGATGGTCACCACCACCGTTTGCGTGCCGGTAATACCGGTGGTGCCGTTAAGCGTAGCGCCGCTGGCGGCCTCAACCGCATTCAGCTGCCCATCGTCAAACGGCGTTTCCAGCGTTACCGTGGGTAAGGTAGTCACAGAAGTGAAGTCGAGCGATGCGGTGTCGCTGTTACCCGCGCGATCGGTGACCGTTACCGTGATGCTGTGGGTGCCATCCGCCAGCGAAGCCAGCTGTTGTGGCGTCAGGGCCAGCGACCAGCTGCCGTTAGCGTTGACGTTAGCCGTTAGCGGCTGTCCATCATTAAGCCCATCAATCACCACGCTGACCGTCTGGCCCGCGCCGCTAATGCCGGTCGTACCGCTAATCACCTGGCCCGCGCCCGCTTCAGCAGCGTTCAACGCACCATCGATAAACGGCGTATTCAGCGCAGCTTCCGGCTGCGTGGCAATCAGCAGATCGACGCTGCTCTGGGCGCTGGCCGGGTTTCCTGCCGCATCGACGGCGCTGACAACGACAGTCACCGTGCCGTCCGCCAGCGCGTTCAGCGTATCGGCCGGAATAGCCACCTGCCAGTTGCCATCGGCGTCTACCGCCGTGGTAAAGTTCAGCGAACCGATAGTTACCGTCACCTCGGTCCCCGCCGCCAGGTTAGTGGCACTGCCGCTCAGCGTCTGTTCAACCGCCGCCTCCGCCGCGCCAATTACGCCATCGGTAAACGGCGTATCCAGCGTCAGCGTCGGCAGCGTATTAATTGCCACCGTCAGATCGATAGTGTCGCTGTTAACGTTACCGTTGGCATCGGTAACCGAGATGGTAACCGGCAACGTACCGTCATCAAGCTGCTGTAGATCGCCGCCGGGAATAGCGATCGAGAAGTTACCCTCGCCGTTCGCCGCGCCGGTATAGGTGCGCCCGTTAAGCGTCACGGTAACCAGCTGGCCCGGTTCGCTCTGCCCGGTGACGTTAATACCCGCCAGCGACTCTGCCAGATTCAGAATGTTATCTGCGCCTGCGCCCAGCTCAATAGCCACCAGCGTCGGCGGCGCGGTATCGACGGTAACGATTTCGCTATCCTGCGCCGGGTTGCCCGCCAAGTCACTGCCACTGACGGTGACGCGGTTATCGCCCTGCGGCAGCGCCTGCGCTGCGGCGGGCGGCACGGAGACGCTCCAGTTGCCGTTAGCGTCAACGGTAGTGGTGTACTCCCGATCGTTCAGGGTGACGGTAACGCTGCTGCCTTCCGGCAGACGCTGACTGCCACCGGTGATGGTCAGCCCATCGCCCGCCTCCTGCGCGTTGACAATATCATCGCCGGTAACCGGATTAAGGGTAATCGTCGGCTGGCTGGCGGCGCTGGCAACGACCGTCACGCTGCCTGTGGCAGAAGCCGGATTACCTGCCGCATCGGTGGCGCTGACAATAATGCTCTGCGGGCCATCGGCAAGCTGCCCGACCACACTCTGCGGCAGCGTTACGCTCCAGTTGCCCGC
The sequence above is a segment of the Mixta intestinalis genome. Coding sequences within it:
- a CDS encoding Ig-like domain-containing protein is translated as MAQLSSGRVDIISRENGTLLSQNSSTASRTVLLSEPSVVRINGTRSAVASFERQGDDLILHMQDGSVVRYQRFFLDQNGEHSELVFDDGVNPPEHAIFPAASEAADATTAMAVTPTYESLGDIEPLLLADNSLIGENLTTAVGVAGVLGLAGIGIAASGGGGGGGGDDNNSGGGNGGGDNGNGNGGGNGGGDNGNGNGGGNGGGDNGSGGGDNGGGDGGGGDNGGGGIPEPALGTITITEPVSGDGYLSASETQSALIISGTTTGISAGSTVTLTFNGVNYTGTVGSNGSWSITIPASALGGLGNGVQNITVTVVDGTGDTVSDSGQLNVLVTPPQPTLNPPFGDGTLDGNEAGNDQTLTGNTGATGPGQSVTVTIGGNDYNGTVGNDGSWSVTIPGGDLQNLPQGENPITVTVTDPAGNSGSTTSNVTVDTAPTPATGTVDTPISGDNILSGDELQQDLLISGTGTAGDRVTVNFDGVDYTGVVQANGRWVITIPANALGNLTDGDYPLQVSITNAAGTTTVIGETSLAVDPSLPATTLTLDPIAGDGILNATEQDSPLTLSGSGSPGDTVSVTLNNINYQTTVGEDGRWSLSVPASDLAALADGDYALSATATSPAGGVYTQQTVLTVDTAPPALTLDTPLAGDGYLNNTEAGAPLAVSGTGEAGSTVTVTLNGTDYTTTVAENGQWTVSVPSADLSALPNGNYTLTVSATDANGNTATSNSSLAVVADPAALPGVTLDPFTGDNQLDNAEQAIDQQVTGSTTNVSAGQTVTVTLNGVDYTGTVAADGSWSVTVPAADLAALADGSQTLNVTVSDVAGNSASGSESFTVAPPNSGAAIAIAPVSVDGYLNAQEAQQPLTVSGSTAQVAEGSVVTVNVNGNNYTGTVAADGSWSVTIPVADLAALNDGPLTVTASVPDGNGNTLSDDATLNVAITPLPTPVLDTPFGDGVLSGSELTEDQTLTGSTGISGGGQEVVVSLNGNDYPATVDNDGNWTVTVPVGDIQDLPPGDNPVTVTVTDVAGNTNSATTPVTVDVSSPALTVNPPSGDGVINAAEQDNPLVISGSTDAGSSVTVNFDGVDYPATVATDGSWSVSLPASALQTLDDGRYDVTVTATRPDGASTTTQTPVAIDTSAPLFTINPPADDGILNATEQGEALTIGGSGSAGDSVIVTLNGVNYATSVGSDGQWSVSVPASDLGALSDGNSYPVSVLVTDASGNRSSDRVSLQVDTTPPALTIDPPSEDGLLNAAEQQQTLTLTGSGEAGSTITVTLNGETFEGTVGVNGQWRVEVPPETLATLNEGPNTITVSERDAVGNVTTGETILTVDAAAANQPAISVAVDIFAGNGVLGSAEQQVAQQLTGSTTNVEAGQTVTVTLNGASYTGLVDAEGNWSVTLPAEALNALNDGSQTLTVTVNDAAGNSASASADFTVNTALSGIALAPVAGDGYLNAAEAAQDLVINGTSANVPEGRTVTVTFEGQNYTATVTANGSWSVTIPVANLTNLTDGPLTIVASTTDATGSTVSSDATLNVAVNAQPSVTIDAPFDDGYLNAAEQGQDGVLTGSTGISGPGQTVTVTLDGNTYTGTVAADGSWSVTLPATALGALNDGDTPLTVTVSDAAGNSDSGSVILTVDTSAPPVTLETPVSGGALNANEVTQPLELNGSGEAGNTITVTLNGNDYTTTVGDNGLWTLSVPAADLGALADGSYTLSVTASDAAGNATTVDTPLTVKAETANLPVLTINDFAGNNVLDGAEQQTSQLLTGTATNVEAGQIVTITLDGQTYDAVVQSGGSWSVSVPASALGNLANGTVTISAAVSDVAGNTTSQSLEVTVNNALSGLSVDTLSDDGYLSASEAGEDLLVTGTSANLTAGTPITVTFNDRTYTATVGENGSWSVTIPATALAGLSDGTTTLTVNATDAAGNPVSSSSDLNVIINSLPDATLQTPFGDGILNAAESGVSQQLLGNTGVTGAGQIVTVSLNGTDYSGTVDSNGNWRVTLPTEALQGLPAGESPLLVTVSDAAGNTSTVESSVTVDTTPPTLSVDAIAGDNRVNAAEAAAPIAVSGSTDAGEGQTVTISLNGQTWTTQVDANGNWTLDLPAGALAGINSGDYPFSVTVSDAAGNPTTSTGTLNVQNAVLAPTINTPFADGYLNINEAESAQTLTGTSGVTGAGQTVIVSIDGADYPAEVDNNGNWTLTLDADTLQDLAAGVLPIVVTVTDAAGNVGTVENAVTVDYTVPTLTLDPVAGDDIINQAETRQDLVISGSADGADIGQTVTVNVGGQTLQTVVLNDGSWRVTVPASVLQGLNDGETTVSVTLTDAAGNTTTLDRPLTVVANPTDLPQLTLDTISGDGYINQAEAGQPLILTGSSTNLAAGDTVTVTLNGASYTGLVDEAGNWSVTLPQSVVGQLADGPQSIIVSATDAAGNPASATGSVTVVASAASQPTITLNPVTGDDIVNAQEAGDGLTITGGSQRLPEGSSVTVTLNDREYTTTVDANGNWSVSVPPAAAQALPQGDNRVTVSGSDLAGNPAQDSEIVTVDTAPPTLVAIELGAGADNILNLAESLAGINVTGQSEPGQLVTVTLNGRTYTGAANGEGNFSIAIPGGDLQQLDDGTLPVTISVTDANGNVNSDTIDLTVAINTLPTLTLDTPFTDGVIGAAEAAVEQTLSGSATNLAAGTEVTVTIGSLNFTTAVDADGNWQVAIPADTLNALADGTVTVVVSAVDAAGNPASAQSSVDLLIATQPEAALNTPFIDGALNAAEAGAGQVISGTTGISGAGQTVSVVIDGLNDGQPLTANVNANGSWSLALTPQQLASLADGTHSITVTVTDRAGNSDTASLDFTSVTTLPTVTLETPFDDGQLNAVEAASGATLNGTTGITGTQTVVVTINGGSYPATVDAQGNWSLTLTPEQLQALPDGTLPVTVTVTDAVGNSDSASVPVQVIVNNLPDATINLPFGNGALSAAEADVTQTLSGQTGVSGAGQTVSVVISGFNNDEPLTATVDAQGNWTLNLTPAQLDTLGNGTHTITVTATDAVGNTSVTAPLEVTTAVTLPQPVIDTPFGDGVLNISEAAGSVTLSGNTGATGDNQGVQLSIDVNGTLYTGTVDANGDWTVNLPAGALSGLDDGTHNIVITVVDSAGNVVQSSETFTSAQTPPAPTVNLPFGDGLLNAADAAAGVTLSGNAGGATGITVTLGGQTLPATVNADGSWTLDLPAATLNGLAQGSGSLTVTATDASGNSSSISDEFTVNTSVPVITIGDFAGDNVLNYAESIVSQTLSGSATGAEPGSLVTVSVGGNTFNGIVDANGGWSVNVPPETLGQLTAPSADISVTIVDPAGNNASATATIGVNLTPPAEPLLTLATVAGDNILNASEGLPTFSGTFANFDASGGTITVSVNGTPIATVPVTGANGSWTVTPEAGTFPADGSYTITVNATGPAGETSVGSTLVVDRTAPTLTINDFAGDGYLNGTEVSSSQVISGTASASEAGRTVTVTFGDNSYRAIVQADGTWRTTVPVADLQALEDGNVPIAATLSDAAGNVGSATGSVTVDTGAPLLQLDALLGNNILNAADILVNQVLTGRASGAEGQTIGIYLGDGNPIATAVVAQDGTFSIDLSPEVLGSLTEGPLVLGVRVGDEAGNVTDATLTVNKVVNGALNLIVDSVFGDGFLNAADTAIGQTISGIAESAGIGATVSLTLGGTTLTAAVGQDGKWAIVVPPSVLGLLQDGNIDLNLTLTDAAGNQRSVTETVTAIVDNLPVIGNLTGLFGGDNLLNIAELGQAQTIGGVIDAATGSIVTVTLGNQSYQTQVTAGGNWGVTIPATDLGNLLDGTLALGVQVTDPAGNTASQSVNIGVFGTAPVISLNPIFGNGFLNAAELLVNQTISGVAQNVAAGSTVNISIGNSTVTATVGANGAFTATVTPDILGTLTQGNLDVRASVTDAAGNTTSTTGGLVVDVTLPTINLNPLFGDGLLNAADALVTQVVSGTIGNVEPGARVSVAIGGQTLVTTTDANGAFSVALPPTLLQGLADGNLTASVTVTDAAGNSSTVASLPALVGIHNLPVITLDPLFGDGVLNLVESLVTQNITGTVANAAAGSQVRVNIGNVVVNATVGSDGRFSAAVTPDILGTLLNGNLTVGVSVTDPVGNVSSVSTGLQVGIANPPALTVNTIFGDGVLSAADLSTAQIISGGSSNLGSGSSVTVTLNGRSYTTTVGSNGSWSLSVPRTDLAAINDGTQTVSVRATDAYGNVATANGNVSVIAHTPPTLTISSVFGDGLLNAADALTTQTINGTSTNAEGSTVVVRLGGNNYTGTVGANGAWSVAVPPASLASIADGTQTVSVSVTNSAGTSGSTSGTVQVGTHTLPTVTLNSFFGGDSYLNLAEANTTETISGTATNAIGQTVTVNVAGTQYTTTVGANGSWSVNVPSATLRNISDGSHSINVSVSDAVGNTASASGSFNAITHNLPAIGVDPVLSLVSVLLTGLTISGGTLNLRQGTVVNVTLNGTTQQATVDALGRYSVKFTGGLLTTLSLNSIVTVTAVDAAGNRANTSTTLLLGSLLPVASSGEVAALSLMAVSADEALASDHQQEHSAVASGTTEQTAVQLTTSGPITPDSTLTTEADIQAPAAATVDAASSKEAAASSAVVAETATDDIGAFTIGGLTIVLADGTRQQGEAVTGGDGSDTVIVNDLGFTHIDGGAGTDTLVLNGEHMQLDLTSLGLKVENIEVLNLGQSGTNSVKLDLNEALKITDVPEDDLLIKGADGSQVTLANTDGGVWSSVGQREVDGQMYDIYHNSALAANDTLGDVLVQHNLQVHVV